The Aminipila terrae nucleotide sequence CGAAGCTTTCTGATGATTATGTCAGGGAAAGTGATAATACACTCCACAGAAATCTTAATGATAGTGACAATTCTGATATGTCCTCTTCTATTTTTTTCCCTGCCATTGATGAGCTAAGTCTTAATACCATAAGGACAATTAATGCCACTGAAAAACTAGACAAGATGATGGGGTATATGATAAAACGAAATCCTTATATTCAATGGGTTTACATAGCCACGGAAGATGGATTCCTAAGGTTGTTTCCTTATTCTTCAATCGATATATATGATCCTGGTCATCTTCAAAAAAATGATCCTTTTTATCTGGCTGCAAATCAAAAGAATAATCCCCAAAGAAAAACCGTATGGACCAATCCTTATATGGATTATTTCGGGAAAGGATGGGTAATTACATGTTCGGTGCCATTATATCAGGGAGACAATTTTATAGGAGTGGCTTGCGTTGATGTATGTCTTGATACATTAAATGATCAGTTCCTGAAAGATTTCAGGCTTGGGGAGGGTGGAATTGTATATTTACTTCAGGATAATGGAAATGTAATTTATCATCCCGGCATAGTACCTAAAAACGGAACAAGAGGAAAAACGTTTTTAACAAATATAGTAAATCATAAGAATTTATTTTCACAATATCGAAATGCTTTAAAAAAAATACTTTGTAAAGAGAATGGCGTTATATCCTATAGAGATGAGAACGATAAGAATCATATGATTGCACATGCTAAAGTTGTAGGGCAGCCATGGATAGTGGGGGTAGAGATTGTTCAAAACCAGTATTTTGAGATTAATAATCTGGGGAAAAATAATTTATGGCACTTCAGTTTAACCCTTTTACTTGTTTATATTATCATTGCCGTATTTTTATACCGGCAGTATTCCAGACCATTTGACACTCTCGTTAGCCGTGCCAAAACCATAGCGGAAGGTAATTTTGAATATAAAGAGCCTATTTATAATTATACAGAAATTAAAATTCTTTCGGAGGCCTTCAATACTATGAGTGCTAAGATGAAAGACTATACGGAGAATTTAATCCATAAAAACATTGAAATACAAAGTGTGATTGACAGTATAGGGGGGATGCTGATGTTTGTGAGTCCCAACATGAGTATAACTAATATAAATAAGAAGGCTATGGTTGCGCTTGGTAAATCAAAAGAAGAATTGCAGGGGAAAAAATGTCATGAAATCTTAATGGGATGCGACAGAATATGTAATGCTTGTGCAATACAAAAAACAATCCGTACCAAATCAACACAATTTTCAAGAATTGTCCTTGGTGAAGATATTTTACAAAACATGTATTATCCAGTTATGAATGCCGACGGACAGGTAACTG carries:
- a CDS encoding ATP-binding protein; this encodes MKLLDRKSLVSQIMIIFLLFNIVVVTVFTAYITNQDRRETVKNVQDSMQAIASEKANTLSLIIGQIQQETEGFADFATEYIGKETNTKLSDDYVRESDNTLHRNLNDSDNSDMSSSIFFPAIDELSLNTIRTINATEKLDKMMGYMIKRNPYIQWVYIATEDGFLRLFPYSSIDIYDPGHLQKNDPFYLAANQKNNPQRKTVWTNPYMDYFGKGWVITCSVPLYQGDNFIGVACVDVCLDTLNDQFLKDFRLGEGGIVYLLQDNGNVIYHPGIVPKNGTRGKTFLTNIVNHKNLFSQYRNALKKILCKENGVISYRDENDKNHMIAHAKVVGQPWIVGVEIVQNQYFEINNLGKNNLWHFSLTLLLVYIIIAVFLYRQYSRPFDTLVSRAKTIAEGNFEYKEPIYNYTEIKILSEAFNTMSAKMKDYTENLIHKNIEIQSVIDSIGGMLMFVSPNMSITNINKKAMVALGKSKEELQGKKCHEILMGCDRICNACAIQKTIRTKSTQFSRIVLGEDILQNMYYPVMNADGQVTEIIVQSQKVTKQVLLEKELAQKEKMSEIGQLTAAIAHELKNPLAIIKGSSYLISAYAKEYENRELDESVNTVIQSTQNAEDVIYNLLNFSSSALTKTTQGNITKIVEQVILLTKRNSIAKNIKYITEFQPDPLIYEGNAEPFKSIIMNLVSNAINAIGEGGTITIQGYYYEDQMIISVKDDGKGVEDKFKTRIFEPFVTADTSGSGTGMGLWITKIMVEKMHGTIKLNSELGEKTEFIISVPLKNMKGR